From the Argentina anserina chromosome 3, drPotAnse1.1, whole genome shotgun sequence genome, the window AAGAACCCAAGAAATATTTGGCTGCTGAGAATCTGCTAGATGTGAagaacattaatatatatatatatatatatttacacattaatatttattaaattatatataaatttccgTGTCGACGCCGTGTCAGGATCTAGGTTTTTAAGATTTGTCGTGTCGCGCCGTGTCGGTGTCGCGGAGTTGGTGTcggtgtcggtgctacataggtgatgaaggaTCAATGCAAAATGCAAATTGTGTACGCATACATAATTCTGATCAATGAAAGCTGTTACCTGCTAATGGATTAACCCCAGCCTGCCGATACAGCCTTGATGTCTCAAGTTGTATTCTTTCCTAATACGAGCATagcaaaatcaaacaagaattcAATATAGAAGATAATAGTAAAATACTCCAATTAGGTTCATCCTTAGTTCCTCACCTGGTTTCCTTTGTATCTttcttgaatggctttgattTTCGGCTGCAGGTTTTGCATAGCCAATGTAGATTCAACCTGCATATAAACTATAATATAAGCaacaaaaacactaaaacaccACAATTTCTTCAGTACAATGAAGCCAAACAGCAACCTGTTGCTTTGTGAGAGGCAATGTGGCGACTTTAACAATTACTGTTAGCAATATGATTGCGAAACCGTAAGCATATGGCACATGCACAGCTGATAGTCCATCCTTCAGAATCTAATAGCAAATTCAAACAAGTCTTGATCATCATTCTTCATCAGCCTCCTCAATTCAAACAATTACTGCAACAAAAATAACAGAAATGACAATTTCGATGAAAATTCAAACTACCTTGAGCACGAATTCCATGCCTTCGGAGATGAAACCGAACCATCCGCCATTCTTCTGAGGCACGTCGACAGCGGCGTCGCCGGCGACGGAGGCGCTCGGGTCCACGGCGACGGCAGCATCGGCGAGCGTGTAAAGAAGGCCTTCGGCTCGGGCGTACAGCGCGGTGAGATCGATGCCGGACTCGAAGGGGTTGATCGGAGGCACGTCGTGGAGGCTGAGCTTGATTCTGGTGGCGACGAGGCCATTTCTGGCCGAGCGGTGGTAGGGGAGCGTGTAGGATACGCGGCGGGAGAGGGTGGGGAGAGATGTGCCGACGAACGGCGTGGAAGAGATTAGAGTCTTCGCcatgggagagagagaggattgAGTCCCAGACTCTCagtggagaagaagatgaggagGGGATGGCAGTGGAGGAATACaaggatatttttttttttttaagataaCAAGTCGCCGAAGATTTAGGCGCGGCAAATATAATAGTCGTTCTTTTGGGCCAACAGATAGCGGCCACGTCGGTATGAGTGGAGTTGGTCTCATTTTGAGATGGTGGATTAAGTGGGCAATCGGCTCTCGAGTGTTTTGACTGACGTGGCGGGTTTTGGGCTGCTAGATTACAAAATTGGTTCATACATGTGGTGTACAAGGCGAATGTAAATACCGTATAGATACACCATAATCCTAACATGACTACCAAGCGAGGTAATTTTGCCTTAACCGATGTCGAACAGAAAGATTTCGGTATCAAAAACCTCAAATCGCAACCGATTTATTGAGCTTCATAACCGATAATTCGGTAGCCGAAACTTCAGTTTGGTTTTGGTCGGTAGTAAGAATTACCAATTTGGAgtagaagatgatgaagaatagTGAAGAGAAAGATATTACCCATTcaattttctaaaaaattAAGTCATTTTTGCATTCCAAACATGCAATTTTGAGTATCCAACTATAGAAAATTGAATTGATGAAGATGCCGCTACATATGATGATGGAGATGATGAAACATAAATATAATTGTGGGAGACGATGCAGATGATGAGATCTATGGAAAATTGAAGGAGATAACTCAGGGAAGTGAtaagagcacaaagtgtgacgttcttaatgtatatttgtcatattttcttatgctttgttactacttatttagttgttttaggttcatatttgttatttgtatgttttagtagagctatgccgaatttGGATGTTTTGATAATGAAATCGTATTAaatgttagaaatccttattgagctatgattccttactcgactaagattctactttcctattttcattcattcttattctttaatcgtcgatttcttttcaggaaagacaaatcatatttggacaaggagtagtgatgtcgtgatgcattcttaatgagacaatgaaatcatgtccgagttgATAAGGATACAAGAGGCCAACCTAGCCATTTCCTAGTTGAAGAAAGAGATATGCCGTGCAACCCTTAATTGTTTCCCGATTGGATTTAGTTTTTTCtatatcaagttggatttagagtacatgaatcaaagaagatttcagcttccaatctgattctatctcctattTGGGACAACAAGGCTATGTTTATAGAGACACGTCTTCATTGTtcaatgatcatcaaccttgcgcaCAAGTAcaagccaaagctctgccaaAACAGTCtctcattcaccaagaaccccaaaaataaaaaagaacatTATTGTACATGCAGTCAATGTACACTGGTGTCTGACGACGACTGCCTGCAACTTCGCCTATAGCAACAAACAAGTGGTTACAATATACACCAACTAGAACTCGATGCAGTTGCAATGAGGTAGATCGCTATTTTAAGCATACGAGAGACATTGACGTTTTCGATCATAGTCAACAAGGGAAGCGTTTGTAAGTTAATCATGCACGAAATTAGGATTGAAAACCGAGAGAGGCTAGATTTACCTTATGCACAATAAGAAAACTATTCTTAACATTTTTCTCGTCTACTTAATACAAATTTTAATCCGGGAAAAATGTAAGTGTAATACTTTAAATAAGGTTGGGAGAATGAGATAAGAAGAGAAGGGAAGTAGATTATTGAATTCCGAAGAGCTCTATTTGCGGATGTGATAAGGAGAATGGCTGAAGATCAAGTAGTTAGAAGACTGGTCTTTAGAGAGATCTTAATCACCTTATTGctgttttttttggtcaaatagTTTGATTATACTCAACAATATGTCATTCTTTTAATCAAACAATTGATTCTTCTACTTTTTTTTGtcgttttttttgtttcaaacacCTTAACAGCTGCTGAACTACAACAACACCATATATACATGTTCCTGCAAATTTGTTTTCTCCAAAACTTGAGAGGGGCTGCAGCACACCTAAGCCCCTCCCTAGGTCCGTGCCTGACGTTAATCGTGGTTGTTTGATCTCAACGCTAGGGTGGTTGTTTTGCTTCGGATCGTTCGTAAGTGGTACGTACCGCCCTCTTTAGGAgcaattatatattaatattcaATGCAAATGCTTTTACTTTATCCAAGAAGCTAGTGCTTGTTAATTACGACCTAGTCGTCTGGGCCAAACCATCTATGAGACTACATAACTTGATTAACTTCTCATACGGTACCACATCAGGTACGTACATGTCTTGAGTTTCATATATAGCAAAGATTACACACTTACACGCGCGGGAGTCAAGATATACTGGGACGTACAAGTACGTACGTATTAGATTGTTTTGCTTAATGTTTGTCCCTAAAAAAGAGCAGAGAGGCAAGAGAGAATGGACAATGCTAAACAAAGTTAAAATATATGTAGATGTCGATCGACTTGAACAAATTAAGGAAAGAGTAACACATCGTCAATCGCTTGAATATTAGACCATATGCCCCAACCTAGGACGCATAATCAACACTTCATCATATTATTTAAGCACCCAATACTATCCCAAACCCAGTAGAAACAACAATCAGTTCAATCTGTCACAGCTGCCTTGTCCTCCACTGAAAAAATCGTAGAAACCTGGCTGGTACCCATGACCCTCGAAGATCCCAGAAGAGCTAATGGAAGCAGTCGAACTTCGAGCACAGTTAGCAGATGAACTAGAAGGACTTTCATCTCTGTCTTGTAGGAGGCATGTGGGTGTCAAAGGAAACAGTAGCAATGTCTCTGGATCATCAGAGTTGCGTATTATGTCAGTGTTTACGTCATTGACATCAACAGTACTGCAGCGGTTCCCTCTGCCATATCCATGGCGCATTGGCTCATACCCTCCACCACCGTTAAGGCAAGTTCTTGTTGGCACATCCAGTTTCTCTATTCTTGGTCTTCTCTTGGCCCCAACAGATTGTGGAGGCACCTTTTGATGAGATTGTGGATAAACCCCTACTTCACTTGGAACTGGCGGCACATAATAGGGGCTGCAGgccactgaaaaaaaaaacagaaaaaattcATGTAAAGTAAGATATGCAAATAACAATAATCAGTACTCTCACAAGTGTAGCTGGTGAggtcaaaatcagaaatcttGGATACACACACATTTCTCAGTTTCAATCTGATAAGTCAATCATCTATATATCATACCCAGAGTTTCATGAAGGAGAGTACAGAAaacgtatatatatttatatatatctttatatGCAACTATGCAAGTACGATACACTTGAATCATATAAGCCAAGATGCAACACCAAAGATTTATTTTATATCTCAAGCTTTTAGCTAGATCCGTGATGAATATCAGAAATAAAAGTTTCCCAATCAGGAAAAAGGCCCATCGTTTTGCCCAAGAGAACATTGTCAATATCACCCAAACTAACAAGCTAGACTGGAATCCAAACAATCTTTTAGCAGCGTCATTCATACTTTCATATCATACCAAGCAGTGGATATATAGTTGAGAAACAAACGCATAATAATTAGATCTTTTGtggaaaaacaaaagcaagGAACATAATAGCAGATCAACATGTTCCATAAATTCCAGTGCAACAAACTATAGCAGTAACCAATTTTATTATTACCATTTGCGCAAGGATATTCGGGATGAGGAGTAAATAACGGGTATTGAGAGGCCGCCGCCGTGTGGAGAAAGCGGTTGAAATAAGCTAAGCTAGCCTCCTGCTTCTCTTTCTGTCTCTGCCTCGCCTTATGATTCTGAAACCAATAAAACACATTCTTACCCTCAATATGCCCGTAAGCTCTCAGCCTCGCCGTCACGGCCTGTATGAACTCCGCACTCGGAGTCCTCACCCCTTGCTCATACAGATTTTCCAGCATAGTTATTTGCTCCTTAGTCGGATTCCACCTATTTGTGTTCTCCAGTCCCACTCCCTGTGCCAATACACCTTTCTTTGGGTGCTGATTCTTCCCATCCATAGTTATATCCTTCCTAACTGTTTGCATGTTTTCCAGAGGTTTAGAGAGAAACAACGAGGCTAGGGTTACTCTCTTGCATGGTGTTCGTGGATCATTTTATAATGGGGGAGGAGAGACATAGAGGGTCAAATGGAAACGACAGGGATAGAGAAAGAAAACGACAGGTGATTGACATGCGTATTGGTTTTTGGGGCTGAATGTCGCTGAAAAACATGGCGGGGTAGCGGCTGGGATTGGGGGTAGAGAAATGACGATCTTGCCCGTGACGATTGTCGCTACGTTCTATGCATCTGAGGTGATTGATTTTGCTGTTCCTTAATTTTGCCATCTCGGGAATGACAGAGACTGACTGGAGCCTATGAGGCTACGGGGGAAGGAGGGTAGAATGGTGATTTTTTGATGGAAAAGACAGCCGGTTGGGTTGTAAGGTATAGGTTAGGGCTAGGCGTTGGGAATGAAGTGGAAGGAGATAGGTTCAGAGATGGAGCTGAATCAATTAGGGTTTGTTTTTATGGCTCTGGTTTAGTGGCCAATTGGACGTTGCCACGTTTTTATAATCACTAATTTAAATCTCACTACTAGTAGTATAGGGTTCAAATTTACTGATTTGCATGGCTATTTCCCTGTACGCATTTTCGTTTTCTCTTGGGCTTTTACACTGCAAAAGATATGGTTTATGCATCCcaaatatttgttattttccCAATATCAAAAAGGTTCACAAGCAAAGAATTCCATTCATTTAATTAACTTCAATTTTGcaattaaattttgatttcaAATCCTTGTGAACAGAGCCTGGTGATGCATAAAACGTGATTTAGATAAAGACATATATATCTTGATTAACCGAGAACCATTAGCCTCGATCATATTAAATTTCTCCGTTAGTAATCCCAATGTCATCCCATCTTTTGGCCACAACGGCATAACTAGTTAACGGGTGCTAAACTAAATTTCTGATAATTAAGTCCAATCAATAAGTTTTCCAATGCTTGGAAGTTGGAACTATGATAATTTGTGATCTAGCTAGCTATATGTCATCATTGTCCCCTTTACGATTTTAGTCATTTCACAGTAACGTGTCGTACGTTTATGCCTGAATTCGGGGTTGGATTTGATTTCAGTTCAGTCTATTCTTAAACGGATCAACGGAGGCTGCCATGCATATTTCTCAACAGGTTTACGATCACCCCTCGTAACactactagctagctagtttgaGAAGAGATATTAATTAATTGTCACCATTTCTGTAGTATAATTTGTATTGGACCTTGCACCAGAACAGGCCGGCAGGCCAGGCACATcacaatcttcttctttttcctcaCTCATACCTTCAATTCACTAATTACTTTTTAGATTTTTCAGTGTCCCAAACAGATTCATTTGAATTAACGGCGCATTATTACTGAATTTATGCAAATTGTGAATGAAATATGAATGCATTATACTAATCATGGAGGTGAGTGCGAACGCCCATGCGCTGCTCCTAGCTAGACCGACTTGAAAAGGCGGTGCAAGGTCATATGCAAAATGAGCGAAACACCATGTTTATACCATAAATGCTTCATGCATGCTTGCAGATCGATCCACACCACAATAACACGAACACAATTAGTGATCCAGACGaatattatataa encodes:
- the LOC126787419 gene encoding WUSCHEL-related homeobox 2, whose amino-acid sequence is MDGKNQHPKKGVLAQGVGLENTNRWNPTKEQITMLENLYEQGVRTPSAEFIQAVTARLRAYGHIEGKNVFYWFQNHKARQRQKEKQEASLAYFNRFLHTAAASQYPLFTPHPEYPCANVACSPYYVPPVPSEVGVYPQSHQKVPPQSVGAKRRPRIEKLDVPTRTCLNGGGGYEPMRHGYGRGNRCSTVDVNDVNTDIIRNSDDPETLLLFPLTPTCLLQDRDESPSSSSANCARSSTASISSSGIFEGHGYQPGFYDFFSGGQGSCDRLN